DNA sequence from the Antedon mediterranea chromosome 7, ecAntMedi1.1, whole genome shotgun sequence genome:
aatatggtcctcggtcaagttgtccaTTAAGGGAAGTCGGGATTTAATACCGTCTGACGCCTGGACCCAGGACAGCTATGTGATGCTTAGACTTACATTTCCGTTTGTGTTTACAGTAGGTGTTAATGTTTAGACTTACTTGTTGACAAAACCATCAAGCTGGGTATTGCTTGTTTGGAGTAGTGGACAGCAACTACATTCACTACCACTTGAACACCTGGGCCTACATCCGAACACTTTACACTGCCAGACCCGTCAAGCGTGTTCACTACAATTGAGGCTGGTTCTCCAACTGAACAGCTGACGTTGAACGCCGAAACTGAACCAGACATGATCTTCCATTTcacaaatacatataaaaacGAAGAATTTTGACTTGTGAATTCAACCTGGTCCGGATCTGCAATTGGTAACAAAAGCCAAGTTTAGGTCTAAACGCTATTTATGTTTACACGTCTCATTGGAGTTAAATTTTGGTTTATCTGAGTGTTGCGTTGAGACGCAGAACTTAAACTTTATCTCCTTTAAAACATGCTTGGCTGTTACAATCTTAGTTATATCGGATGTACCTTTGAAACCTATACCAAAGTTGAAAGATTTCTCTTCTATTTACTGTGGTTAACTCTCCTGTGCAGCGCGATGGATAGCAAGGGCAATGATATACTTAAGGGAGCATGCCAACATTattatactgcagttactgcagtacctAAATTTGTTACtttgattttagtttgtttcaattGTACAAGTTTATGAGTAACTTTAGCTTgttaaataattgcataaataGATTGAAGAGTTAATTAATTATAGTTTCTGTCTGTTAGAAAagttacttaaagatgtattgtccctttgactaattaaaaaaaatatttaaaaaaaaaagatttcgaaaaaaaagtgggtcattttgaagtatcataatagttattaactttcatcaaaaattagtcggaaaaaatcatttaactgaaatacagaccttttttgacttccagtcaaagttttcgatcaaaacatatctcataatgcaacgcgcttgtttggctactctgtatgcataatcataaaacttcctcaagatctgtgtgagaacaccttctcaccgtgacgagttgtaaacaatcctaattagcatcatgcataatgcatactcgtggtttgaaatctttgtttactttcgcacATGaagattttccagacgaaatgtaatcaaattaatttacctgttaattacgtaaacttgttgtttttggcttgaattttcgacttaaattgaataactttaatattactttgatatggccaatttaaattttgaatattttgactttcatttttttgtgtttcaagggacaataccgtacatctttaaacatttatttatacatacTTGATATCATGATGATGTGTGCTGGCTCGCCATCCACCGAATTGGTCTGAGAATTTATGGTGAGGCCAACTTTAGTACCAGGCTCAACTTGGTTACACATTGCCGACCCATGTGACGCATTCTGGCTTAGCATAATCAGCGATCCATGCGAGCACTCGGCAACAAACTCGTCTGCAGTTTCACCAGGCGGGAGAGACCAGACGGCCACTACCGCAGTGGTGTTGGTAAAGTGTTCTTCAAAGATAACAGGACTTGTTtcttaattgaaataaatgttgCATAACATGTTAATGACGTTTCTGatttatttttaaccaaaatcaaatacagtacactgtaaaaaaaagtgtttagatcttaaacatgtattttgtacCCACTTTTCCCACACATTTAACCTTAAACATGTTTAGATGTGAAACATGTTTAGGTTCTAATAACATTCTAAACATTGTAGTCTGTATCCAACACATCAGTGACGTGTGATTGTGGAGCAATATAAAGACACGTTTAGattttaaacgtgtttaatttGCAATGTGTGGAGCGCATGTGTGGAGCTTTTTCCGCCACAAAAAATCGTAGGCACGCAACGCTAAACACGTACCTAAACATGTTGACATTTAGAAATTGAACATAATAGTGACATATTGACTGCTGAACGAGTGGAGGAAAACAACATGTAGCTATAAacacgtttaggttttaaacaCGCTAAACATGTACTGTaactacgtgtttaaaagctaaATGTGTGGATAAAGTGGGTACGTTTGggtttaagatctaaacactatttttacagtgtatAACATAAAGCTTTAAAGGGTAGCTCCGAGTTTATCATTTCTACtgtgtaataaaatattaacatgtGTGGTGGATTAGATTTGTCTCTTTCTAAACTTAATAATTCCTGAATGGATGACAATATATCCGTATTAacattgacatttttaaaataatttgatttgaaatttcaCTCTTGATATTAAAGTTATTTTCTGACAACGCAAAAGGAGAACGGATGTTTTGAAATAAGCCTCTTTGAACCAGTGGTGCTACaggacactgtattacagaatcttgaaaaattaaaatgtagatACAATACGGAGAAACGACTTACTTGATGATATAGTTAGCGAAGCATTAGCGGCTGGAATGTCCAGGTAGGATACAGACACGGTAACGGTTAAATAGCCTCCAGGTGAAACTTCGTCACAAGACACCACCACATCATTCGAGAAGTCCACAGTCTCATTTAATACAGACGGTTCGCCTTCAGAGCAATCGACGATTATCTTGTCAGCCATACCGGCTGTCAGGTAAACACGTACGTATACTGACGAGCTGGTAGATGCATAATTCTCGATGTCAATCTGAGCTGTGGTAAAAGAATAGAAATACagcaaaaatgttacaaaaggtaaGATACATTCGTATGTCATTAATACAGTTTTTAAAGGATTATACGGAAGTTAGCCTAATTCATTCACTAAAGGGGGTTCTGCTTAATATTCGTAAAAGAACAATTTTTACACACATGGCGTGTCAAACCTTTattcgatttttttttaaatatcctgTCTacacaatatcaaactagtttgacaaaaaatgtgtgatgtgcccaaacatggtagtgatataacatcgtgtccatgggcacatcatgtttttttctcacataaagtttgatagtgtagacagagcattccTTTCAATACGCTTTTGTTAACCCATCATATATATGGAAACTTGTAGCTCTTCATATTGTACGATACTTTATGTACTTACTATAGCAATATTTGTCCTTATTCTTTACTGTAGAGCTGTCAAGACAACACTCTTGattctaaaagaaaaataagttCGTGTTTTCAGCAATGGTTATGAATTCAAGAGACATTCGTCGGCCATTGTTGAATTTACTAGTTCCTGTTGTGAAACTTCGACGTCTAGGAAAGGATGTTAGAATGAGAGTGGGTTCGAGGTGAGGAATTTATTGAGAACAACCAAGGATGAAACGACCTAAGCAGCCCAAACCAGAAgcaaaaataatgattattttccATCTTGATTGATCAATTATTGACATATTTCGTTGATTTGACAAAGAACTTCAGTTGTACTGCAGTTTTGTTTCACAGCCTAACCCGAAAATGTCTCTAGATTTTCACATGTTGATTGGAATAATGCACTATAAAGATTTATCCCACTTCAATGACGCAGACAAAATGCAAGACGTGCATTTACCACCTATCACACCAGCAACAGTTCGGACGATCCATTGCGTCGTGATTGATCAAATTTTGCGGCGCGCTTACGTttccttgcgttacgtctaattcttggttcccactagagacgcaacgcaaggacgtaagcgcaatccaagtgatttgaccaataacaggcgatggattattcggACACATCGCTTATAATTGGTAAACTCGCTCGCGtggcgtctacgtccttgcgatTTGTctcttgtgggaaccaagcttaaagcgtggttcacactagaacgcaacgcagtgacgtattgacgcaaagtgctgtattgcgtaatcacaaatgGGAACCTACGACGcgatagtgctgcaaacatcgcaggtttgattttacGCAGGcaggggcaaacacaattattagaagggcattttcttactttgcgtagattgcgttacgttgcgtcgctagtgggaaccaagcttaagtgggAAATAAGCTTAAgcctaaattatttataaataaacataaacagCCTTACCGTGCACACGTCATCATCGTGCCCGTCTACGTAAATGTAATCGCCGTTTTCCTGAAAATCTTCCGGACTGGATTCATGTTTAGTTGCGTTATTTAGTTCACACATTTTGTGAACATGATCATAATTAAACGATTTGCATTCTGTTTTAACACAGAAACGAAAACATTCCATTCGGGATCTGACGGACAGTGTTTCGTAAACGTTACCAACCAATATTTTGTTTGATTCCATCTTCATATTACTCCAATTGACGTAATCATATTGCGCGTGGATGGGACGATACACAACTACAAACCCGACGAGCCAAAAGAAAGTTACGAATTTTGAAATCATTTTGACGAAACGATGATGTCGTTACATATGAAGTTGTTATCTTTACTGTCTGTTACCAATAATCGTCAGTTTTTAATTTcgtaacaaattaattaattttctattTCGCTGAATTACTTTACACCCACTACCAGCCTGGGGATTATTGGAAACAATGTTAGTAAAAACTATGTAAATATAGGTTACaacaaaagaaacaaaacacTATTCGAGAGTGTACACAACGTAAAAgaataattatcaaaataatcgAAGTctgtaaatattatatatttattactttGGTAACTGTTGACATGGCagtataaatacagtagttctgTAAACTGATACAATTCGAATTGTAAGTCTTTGCGTAGGCTATGCATGTTTACGAGATGCcgatgttaaagatgtattgtcccttgaaacacacaaaaaatgaaggtcaaaatatactaaattttaattggccatatcaaagtaatattaaagttattcactttaagtcgaaaattcgagacaaaaacaacaattttacgtaattaatagctaaattaatttgaaattacatttcgtctggaaatgaaaagtaaacaaagattttaaaccatgagtatacattatgcatgatgctaattaggattgtttacaacttgtcactGTTGAGAGGGTGCactgttttcacacagatcgcgaggaagtgttatgattatgcatacagagtagccaaatatgCGCATTGCACTATgaaatatgttttgatcgaaagcTTTGACtagaagtcaaagttatttttttaaccaaaaaacgtctgtatttcagttaaataaattttttttcgactattttttggtgaaagttttttttttttatcttatgtgggttcatcccacttttatttccatacaactgttctctttacatatatttttcactatacactatacatatcattatatttacaattacaaaaaaaagttggAAAAAgatgaaagttaataactattataatacttcaaaatgacccactttttttcgaaatctttttatttttatttttttggaatttgacaaagggacaatacatctttaacgaaTCGATGTGGACAAACCAGATCCATTGCGGATGCCGAGGTACATTTACGTTGTTAACCAGTCAATGTGAATAAACCAGATCCACTGCGGATGCAGAGGTACATTTACGTTGTTATCCAGTCGATGTGGATAAACCAGATCCACTGCGGATGCCGAGGTACATTTACGTTGTTATCCAGTCGATGTGGATAAACCAGATCCACTGCGGATGCCGAGGTACATTTACGTTGTTATCCAGTCGATGTAGATAACCAGATCCACTGCGGATGCCGAGGTATATTTACGTTGTTATCCAGTCGATGTGGATAAACCAGATCCACTGCGGATGCCGAGGTACATTTACGTTGTTATCCAGTCAATGTGAATAAACCAGATCCACTGCGGGTGCCGAGGTATATTTACGTTGTTAACCTGTCGATAGGGATAAATCAGATCCACTGCAGACGCCGAGGTACATTTACGTTGTTAAACCGTCGATGCGGATTTAAACCAGATTCACTGCGGATGCCGAGGTACATTTACGTTGTTAACCGTTCCATAGGGATAAACCAGATCCACAGCGGATGCCGATGTACATTTACGTTGTTAACCAGTCGATGTGGATAAACCAGATCCACTGCGGATGCCGAGGTACATTTACGTTGTTAAACAGTCGATGTGGATTTAAACCAGATTCACTGCAGACGCCGAGGTACATTTACGTTGTTAAACAGTCGATGTGGATTTATACCAGATCCACTGCGGATGCCGAGGTACATTTACGTTGTTAAACAGTCGATGTGGATTTAAACCAGATCCACGCGGATTCCGAGGTACATTTACGTTGTTAACCAGTCGATGTGGATTTAAACCAGATTCACTGCGGATGCCGAGGTACATTTACGTTGTTAACCGTTCCATAGGGATAAACCAGATCCACAGCGGATGCCGATGTACATTTACGTTGTTAACCAGTCGATGTGGATAAACCAGATCCACTGCGGGTGCCGAGGTATATTTACGTTGTTAACCATAAATTGGGTAAACAAGATTCACTGCGGATGCCGAGGTACATTTACGTTATCAACCAGTCAATGCGGTTACCGGTAAATCAAATCCGCTGCGGATGCTGTGGTGCATTTACATTAATCTACCCCTATTATTAGGGGACACATTTTTTACCCTCAAATGGTTCTATTTTTTTAATCCATTCGCTGCATCAACACTAAACATTAGAGAATGTTATATAAACATGCATAAACACACACAATGGTCATGTGCCCACTAATCaatgttaagcgtggttcccactagcgacgcaacgcaaggacgtaacgcaacgcaagtgaattgaccaatcacaagcgatggcttattcgcttgtgattgctaactgtctataacttcgcttgtcattggttaaaacgcttgcgttgcgtttacattcttgcgttacgttctagtgggaaccaagcttaaagcttaTTCGAAAAGTCGCGTGTAATTGGTCTTCGTCGTCCTTGTCAGGTTTATTGCTGGGAACAAAGCTTAAGCAGTAGCACTTAAAGCAAAGTGCAACTAAGTACGTCACTGTATTGTTGTGATTCAAtatttcaactcaatttcaaccAGTCTTTCATTGTTCTTTATTGTGTACAATGTCCTTAATTCGTGCGGAACGCATACCACACCTACACCCAGTACTAAAACACTATTGCATTCTAGCATAACGTCtctatcattattataatagttCTAGTCGCTTGATAATCCCTTCGGGTTGATAGGCATAGGCTCACCAGTTGGGATTCTAGCGTAGCCATATTAACAACAATTTCTTACAAAATGAAAGAAGTGAAGGCACTCGTTACTATTTGCCTGATGATTAtggttttaatgttgttttatttgaatTCAAACACGGTGGTAAGTTTCATtcaatgattttatttatatatatattttttttctatttaaaaaaaaattaaagatatattgtcccccaaaagtaatgaaaaataaagatggatCTCCACAAAGATTTATAAAATTAGACTTTTAATGGATCatttacagtttctattaagtTACACActtgaaataaaatgatttcacgtataaaaagacaaaataatcagttcaatttaaccaaaaactgtCTGACAATTTGACTGTTTTTCATTagattaggcctacagttttttcaggtaaataattttttttagcgATCCAAtctttggtcaaagtgaataactattatgggacattaaaatggcatattcaacaacaaaaattacaacaaaaaaaaattaatgggggacaatatatctaaGTAGGGCCTAATTGTAATACATACATTACATAGGTATTTAGGTGAAAACGGAAAGTCTGTGATCAATGGAGAGCCCTAACACACAAGTAATGGAATATTAAGTCGAGCCTTATGCTTTTATGTAAAAGTGGTGAATGAAAACGGTGCTATcgcgtaggcctacttgtagaCTTGCTctaagtctgtatttattgtctttttttatgtcattccacacgtcgtcgttttgatttttgtctgagtatccaaactcaagtaatacacgtatgaaacgccataagtgcaaaaatatttatatttttactaatattaagacaacaCTCCGTCTGGAGCCAAGACTAGCCTACTTGATAAACGCATATAGCatgtataaatgtttaaaaacaatgttaataCGAGTAATGTACACACATTGTAATaagaaaatattgttaattaactttttttaaattaaaaagctATTTATATGGATAAAACGAAATAGAtacatactgtaaataaaataatgttacgGTCCAGTgaacacatctagctcgtgtgcactttaaagaacctagtacatcgttcgagacgagtagggggttaccccggtgtactagtacatcacagccaccgatcaccaactgggccctctgggagaccagtctgtgactgaagaggttacccggtataaatatatatttcaatcaatcaatgaaaaggAGAACACAACTAGCATGTATGAATGATTAAagacgtaaagcttggttcccactagaacgcaacgcaaggacgtaaacgcaacgcaagcgttttaaccaatgacaagcgaagttatagacagtttagcaatcacaagcgaataagccatcgcttgtgattggtcaattcacttgcgttgcgttacgtccttgcgttgcgtcgctagtggcccgggaaccacgcttaacaaactcaatgttaattttaaggttaattaactattacaaaataaaagctaaactgtgtttgtaggcctatataaacatttaaacacAATGTTAAtagatacatttaaatatatgtaaagagtTGTACTACATGACATATTAAGAAAAACATACTGTGTAAATTAAAGTGGGACGAACCCAAGACAAAGACAAATACCGTTCCTGCTCTCAGTCATTCATCCAAACAAAATGTCGCGACAAGTTCACTAAAAATGTCTTCAATACGTATCTGCCGAATCGGTTTGTAAGTGAACGAATGGACTGGTATGTGAAACTGACtgtattattaagtttatcctattctttatcactgtgctcaagtagtataccaaatacgatcccgtttaacactgttctcaactatagtcattttggtatacttgagcacagtgataaagaataggataaacttaacaatatacaacaaatagcattaatgtacgactccagtttaacactgttctcaactatagtcattttggtatacttgaaaatgaatatatttttcaaattttattattaattatatttccttattaattacattattattattacaaattattggCCTATTTCCTAAAATTACTTATTGTTGAATAAATACATTGTATTTTCAGAAAGTTGCAGACAGTAAAAACAGGTTCGACGCGAGAAACTATTATTTTGCAACTAGTCTTAATAATGATAGTAGTGAGTCTACATATAGAATTCATATACCAACGTATGATTCCTTAGCCAATCAGATTCCCATTGAAATCCCACAATTCAACAGCAATGGAGTAGGTTCAATGGGATATACCGACTCTAGTAAAAGTACCTTCCATTTAAAAGACGATAAGGATATCCACGTCGGTGATTTGTTTAGTATTATCATCGAATCACGTGACAAAAACGGACGACATCGTGTTCTTGGCGGCGACTTTTGGTACGCGACGATCAAAATCGGATACTGCTCCACGGCGGGAAAGATTTTAGACTTTAAAAATGGTACATACGAAGTGGTTTTCTTTGCTGCTTGTCCGGGTAGAGTAGATGTAAGTATCATATTGGTCCATACCGTAGAGTCGGTCCACTTCTATAAAAACACGATCTGGCCTATGGAGGATCGAAAACTATGGAACGCTACATATAAATTAGGAGATAAAGAAGAATATGGAATATGTCGGATGCATAACATCGGAGTGTGGGAGAACCAATGCGAGTATCCTCATCCGACAGCGTTGGGTGGTACTCTGATGCTGTGTGATGCGCCACCAACTCTACCATGCTCATCTTTACTTGGTATACGGTCAAAAGGTGATGAAAAAGAATTATTGGCCAAGGAATACACATCACTATTGAAACGCTACAAAGATCTGTTCAAAGTGTaagtttaattaaattgtattaatcaGATCTTTATTTGAAGTAAGATGCGTTTCAAACCATACTCATTATTGATTCAGGCTTCATCTTCTAAAGCCAGCGAGTCgcccaatgacaagccactgttcaatccatcgcttgtgattgggcAAATAatttgcgttacgtccttgcgttgcgtcgctattcatttattcattcaggcttatcgcctgactttatttactttaggcctTTGGCCCCTAGtaattaacaaaacaataattacattgaaaaataaagcaatttatggtcacaagataaatgaattaattaatttcgttctctaagcaaaacatatatcttaacttataagcatgataaatatatttagatagattatcaataattattgggaaccaagcttatccTTAACTTAACTATCTAACTTAATTATTTCATTGCATTTAGGAAGATAAATTTTGGAGAGTTAAACAACGGAACTAAAAGGTTTACTATCCTTCAATCAGGTATGTGacgtatataattattattaccgttctttattgtaaaataatgCCCTATGgcaaattattaatatcttatctAGTCTTcgattaatatttaaaaaatgtattttattgtaattaataatatttgtttcgGGTAGGGCTATTatgtacaatacaaatattgtaTTCCTTTTCATACAACCAACGCTGACGTAATACAAAATGACGTCACACTTCCCACATAAGTTATTGTAATAAACCTTTCACAATTGTgttgttcttttttttcagaTGACGAATTGTTAAATGAGCAAAACTCGTTAATGTCTTCGATAGAAAGACCCGAGTGTGTTCCGGATATTCCCGAACCTATTAGCGATGGCTTCTGGTACAGAAATCGCTGGAATTCGTTCGCTTGCCGAAGCAAACTTTGGTCGAGGACGCAGATACGACGCTGCACTAAGAATAAGAGGCTAATCTTTTTAGGAGATTCCACAACAAAACAGTGGTGTGAAAAATTATTAACGCATTTACACATTGACGTACCAGCGGAACAATTAAAGCGTAGTTATAATATTGTTACGGAATTTTTAAATATGACTTTTCAATTTCATCCATTTAATCTTGGCAACGGTA
Encoded proteins:
- the LOC140054515 gene encoding NXPE family member 4-like, coding for MGYTDSSKSTFHLKDDKDIHVGDLFSIIIESRDKNGRHRVLGGDFWYATIKIGYCSTAGKILDFKNGTYEVVFFAACPGRVDVSIILVHTVESVHFYKNTIWPMEDRKLWNATYKLGDKEEYGICRMHNIGVWENQCEYPHPTALGGTLMLCDAPPTLPCSSLLGIRSKGDEKELLAKEYTSLLKRYKDLFKVKINFGELNNGTKRFTILQSDDELLNEQNSLMSSIERPECVPDIPEPISDGFWYRNRWNSFACRSKLWSRTQIRRCTKNKRLIFLGDSTTKQWCEKLLTHLHIDVPAEQLKRSYNIVTEFLNMTFQFHPFNLGNGMEDVDKGMFEVDFLQALSTDTCNYAILISPWAHYEVWTKEAYETRLEHVRDAVVQFRKKCPDTKFIVKGSHPRRHSPKSLQFDIAKLTSDVLLYEFRRLMHDTFHGMGVHFIDIWDMNLAYDYPNTIHMPLEVAIQELFMYFSHICPDDQQ